CCCTTCGGTTTGGGCATAATATGCTTCTCCAGTGGATCCTCCTGCTGGTGTTACCGTCCAATCATTACCAAGTATATGTTCCAACCAATTCACCTTCAATTCCTCAAATCTGCCTTTGATTATACTTCTTTCAGTATATCGTACTTTAGGACCGTTCCAAAGTCTTTAAAATGATCTAAAAAGAGTTACCTTAGATTAGATTAACTCATTGCTCTGCATACTTTCAAGAAATATCTATTTTATCCTACAAAAATCGACCTTTCGGAAGTGCTTTTTTCAATATAACATTCATAACACTCCCCACTCTGTCCATCTACTTGAAAAGGTAAAGGCTCAGATGAAGAAATGTGAACGTCTTGCCCTTCCCACTGATGCACTTCTTTTTGTTGAATGTGCCGTCCTGTAAATACAGTTTTAAAGAATGCTAGTATTTTCCATTTAGACATAGGTTCTACGATGATAATTTGAAAAGTTGGTTTTTCAATACTTGCGTTAGGAGCAATTTTCATTCCTCCTCCGTAATAAGGGTGGTTTGTAATAGTAACCATTGTTGCTTGTTTACATTCGATCTTTCTGCCATCAATTTTTAATTCTATTGAAATAGGATTTAATCTTGGTAAAACTCTCAGCAGAGCCAGTGGATATATAAATGAAGTCATTCGAAAATACTTGGCCCATTTACGAAAAGCAGATTTATTGGCTTCTTCCACTATTAGACCGTCCATGCCAAATCCAATACTATTCATAAAAGAACGCGGTTTCGCTGCCTCCCCATCATTAGATGTGAAGGTGCCTGTACGGATTCTTTGAAACTTTGGGGCATGAACCATCTTGCGAAATAAAGAGACGCCGTCTGTAACCTGTCCTATCCCTCTCGCGAAATCATTTCCAGCTCCAGCCGGGATAAAACCAATAGGAAGATCAGGGTAATGCTGCGCACCATTTATTACCTCATGAAGGGTACCATCCCCTCCGATCACAATAAAGTAATTTAGAAAGTCTTGATAAAGAGCACAAAGATCCCCCGTCAATTTTTCGGCTTGACCTGGATAATCAGTAAAATGAGTCTGAAAATTCTTTTTCTGATTCTGATACAAAGGATCCTTTTGAATGGTCCTAAATAACCTCTCTGCCTGTCCATGACCTGCTTTAGGATTAATAATGATTACAAACACATGACATTTCTCCTACTTAAAAAGATAAATTATTTAAAAATATGGTAATATTATATGGTAATATCATCAAAGAGGAGGGGTTTCATGTCGAAAGACTGTCAATTCTGCGGTACAAATTTCCTAATTCCAGAAAGTGGATCTATCGTACTAAATCAGAAAAAATCCATTAAACCGTTGCAGCTTTTTGTAAGTCATGAAGATGAGGAGACCATTATTTATAGGTATAAATCAAAGAAAGAACTTAAAACTTCGTTGGGAGTCTTGCTTTCATCAGCAACAACAGCAACTTCCAAAGACTGGCTGCATATTTTAAACTTAGATTCAACCCAGTATTTGCCAATTTCCATTCAGCACCTTTATGAAAGATTAGATAAACCTGAATTAGGAGAGATTATTCAGCATGGTACCTTCACCTCTCACTTACAGCCAATCGTAGACATGAAAAATGATGAAATCTATGGTTATGAATCTTTGCTCCGCACGGAAGGTGAGAACATAAATCCAGCTGAATTATTTTCCCATGCTCAGCGATCAGGTCTTCAATCCATGCTTGACCAAAAGGCACGCCGGACGGCTGTAAAGGCAAAGTCAGATTTTCTACAAAAGGGCCAGAAAATTTTTATTAACTTTCTCCCCTCCACCATCTATGTTCCTGAATTCTGCCTGCAACATACGTTCCAAATAGTAAAAGAGTTTAACATTGATCCTGCTGATTTAGTATTTGAAGTGGTTGAAACGGAAAAAATCACAAATGTAAAGCACCTAAAATCAATCTTAGATACATACAAAACGTCTGGGATGAAAGTTGCGTTAGACGACGTAGGGGCGGGATACAGTACACTCGAGATGTTAAGTTTGTTAAAGCCTGACTACTTAAAAATCGACCGTTCCTATATCCAAAATTGTTATGAGGACTTGACTAGTCAAGATTTTCTTTTTCAAGTTATGAGGCGTGCTTCAAACCTAGGTATTAAAGTTCTGGCAGAAGGCATTGAAACAAGAAACGAATGGGACTGGTTACGTGAACTTGGCGTTGACTATGGACAGGGGTACTTTATAGGTAAGCCTGCACCTCTTCCTAAGGAAACCATTAACCTTCTTCCTTAGAATCCCCTTCTGTGTCCCATGCAGGACGTTTGAAGGACGTAGTCTGACAATGCTTCAAAAGCGCTTCTGAGGTTTTCAGCTGCTTATGCTTCAGCGGGGAAGTTATATTCCTCTTATTATACATCCACTCTTCGTACCTTTGCTTATCAACATAATCTGTATCGTATGGCTCCTGGAAGGATTGAAAAGTTAAATCAGGAGCTAATACGACCTTCCGTAGAGGAAAGTCTATTCCGTATGTTTTCAAAACACTTTTGACAAACGTTTCTGTTCGTTTTAGTGATAATAGTGGATTAATAACTTTAGAGCTGCCCTCCTTATGTAAAGCATTCCAGCTATGATCAGAAGAAGGCAGGATCTTCTCAGCTCCGGGCAGATACAAATAGTAAATGATTTCTATTCCAAGAGGACCAATAAGTATGATTTCAGATTCCATGGTTGCGTTGCGTACCTTAACTACGGGATGATACATAATAAAGTAGGTATCTGGAAATCTCTGCAGAAAAAACTTTAGTTTTTCATCTTTCTGATAGGTCCTGTCTAAAAAAGATTTTTCCTGTAGTGTAGTGGATGCCCATTTCAGTTGAAAGGAAATCAGTTGGTCCAAAAAATTCTGCTTTACCTCCTGAATCGTTTCAGGTGGTGCAGTTTCGTTTTCTATACTTCTTTCCTTTTCATGTTTTTCTTTATCTTTGAACCGAAAGAAGAGTCGCTTCAATCCTTGCCGGGGGTTTTCTTCAGGTTCGATTTCTTTTTCATCTTTCTTTTCAAGTCTACCCTGTTCATACGCTTCCTTCGTTTTACTCCATTTTTCTTTTTTCAATTCTATAAATTGTCTGGGATACTGAAAGACATCCATTTCATATCTGGATATATAGTCTTGCAGTTTAATTAATTGAGCCACTTTTTCACCTCTACTTATAAGTCAAATTTCTTGACCACTTCATACTTTGGGTTCTGATCAGGATGAATACGAAAAAGATAAAAATGCTCAACTCTCATTGAATACTCCTCGTCAAAAACGCGGGAATATGCCTCTTTTGCTAATGGAGAGCACCCTTCAGCGTTCTTCTTAGCCAGCGTGATATGAGGATTAAATTTTCTATTTTCTTTTTTGAATCCAAACTTTTCACCTGTACGATCAATTTGATCTTTCATGATTTGTAGTGACGTTTCATTTTCAACCTCTGCATGAAACACTCGCGGTTTAACCAGTTGCCCGAAATAGCCTGCTGGACCCACCTTTAAGAAAAAAGATTCCGGCCACTCTTGTTTTTTAAGCTCATTTAGATAAGCTTTCATTATTTCATCGGAACATCCTCCTAAAAACTTTATGGTAATGTGTAAGTCCTCAGGATCTGTCCATACCTTATAATCCATTGATTTAGAAAGGATCTCCTGCCATTCTTTCAAGTACTTTTGTATGTGAGTAGAGGCTTTAATTCCAAAAAAATAGTGTGCACTCATCCTATAGGCTCCTTCATCAAATTTGTTGTCCATTTCTTAACCACGGTTACTAATAACATCCCAAGTAATGTCATACCGGAGAAAAACCCGTACATTCCGGCTGCACTCCAAATATCAATCATTACGCCACCTGTAAAGGTGAAAAAGGCATTCCCCAGACCATTTCCAACAGCAGAGTATAAACCAACAGCTGTAGC
The Halobacillus halophilus DSM 2266 DNA segment above includes these coding regions:
- a CDS encoding diacylglycerol/lipid kinase family protein encodes the protein MFVIIINPKAGHGQAERLFRTIQKDPLYQNQKKNFQTHFTDYPGQAEKLTGDLCALYQDFLNYFIVIGGDGTLHEVINGAQHYPDLPIGFIPAGAGNDFARGIGQVTDGVSLFRKMVHAPKFQRIRTGTFTSNDGEAAKPRSFMNSIGFGMDGLIVEEANKSAFRKWAKYFRMTSFIYPLALLRVLPRLNPISIELKIDGRKIECKQATMVTITNHPYYGGGMKIAPNASIEKPTFQIIIVEPMSKWKILAFFKTVFTGRHIQQKEVHQWEGQDVHISSSEPLPFQVDGQSGECYECYIEKSTSERSIFVG
- a CDS encoding EAL domain-containing protein; its protein translation is MSKDCQFCGTNFLIPESGSIVLNQKKSIKPLQLFVSHEDEETIIYRYKSKKELKTSLGVLLSSATTATSKDWLHILNLDSTQYLPISIQHLYERLDKPELGEIIQHGTFTSHLQPIVDMKNDEIYGYESLLRTEGENINPAELFSHAQRSGLQSMLDQKARRTAVKAKSDFLQKGQKIFINFLPSTIYVPEFCLQHTFQIVKEFNIDPADLVFEVVETEKITNVKHLKSILDTYKTSGMKVALDDVGAGYSTLEMLSLLKPDYLKIDRSYIQNCYEDLTSQDFLFQVMRRASNLGIKVLAEGIETRNEWDWLRELGVDYGQGYFIGKPAPLPKETINLLP
- the thpR gene encoding RNA 2',3'-cyclic phosphodiesterase — protein: MSAHYFFGIKASTHIQKYLKEWQEILSKSMDYKVWTDPEDLHITIKFLGGCSDEIMKAYLNELKKQEWPESFFLKVGPAGYFGQLVKPRVFHAEVENETSLQIMKDQIDRTGEKFGFKKENRKFNPHITLAKKNAEGCSPLAKEAYSRVFDEEYSMRVEHFYLFRIHPDQNPKYEVVKKFDL